The DNA region ATTTCTGCACAGTGTAACAAATGACATTTCAGGCCCATCTGTTTCCTTGAAGTGTGTATTTGTTATTTAATTTGATGCACTGTTGGTAATAGCATTTAGAAATTTGACaacaatttttttccccttctgtAAAGGGAGGATCATTGCACCTAAGAAGGCTCAAGTGGTTCAGCAGCAGAAGCTGAAGAAGGTGAGGACGCCTTTCTCTCAGCCCTGCTTTTTTATTCTGATAGAAGAATCTAACAGCTTGACTGATTTCTTAAATCTAACATGAccacctctgctgctcctgaAGGGTCTAGAGGTTGCCATCAGGAACAAGATTGAGCAGGAAGTGACGCAGAAGGCAAGCTCATCCCTTCACAAGCCACTGAGTGTGGTTAAAGGGGCTGAAGGTAAAGGCAACCCAGGAGCAGCCCGTCCAGGAACCAGCTCCAATTAGGACATGATGCACAGACCTGAGGCTGAGCATGCTAAACTCAAGGACTTAGTCACAGGGTCAATGAACGACATTGATCCTTTGACTCAGATTTAAGATACATGCCAGCTGTCCTGT from Epinephelus fuscoguttatus linkage group LG3, E.fuscoguttatus.final_Chr_v1 includes:
- the lg3h19orf53 gene encoding leydig cell tumor 10 kDa protein homolog, with the protein product MAQGSKKFKAQRPGASKKHQQNKQKGPKKGGRIIAPKKAQVVQQQKLKKGLEVAIRNKIEQEVTQKASSSLHKPLSVVKGAEGKGNPGAARPGTSSN